The Pigmentiphaga aceris DNA segment CAGCACGTTGCAGATCATCTGCTTCAGCGCCGAGTCGGACACGATACGCATGTCCTGGCCAAAGCGATTGTCGTACAGCAGGGTGTTGGCCGGGCGCGTCGTGCGCCATTCCACCACCAGATCGTCAAGAAAGTTGCGCACCGTGGTTTCGACCGGCGCTTCGCCACGCGCTTCGCCCGCCGACAGCAAAATGCCACTGACGATCGATTTGCAGCGCAAGACCTGCGCTTGCATCTCGTCCAGTTCCTGGCGCAATTCAGGGTCGGACGTGAATGCCTTCATGTGACCCCAGTCACCCAGGATCACGGCGAGGGTGGCCAGCGGTGTGCCAAGTTCATGCGCTGCCCCGGAAGCAAGCAGACCCATCCGAACAATATGCTCTTCTTCGGCAGCGCGCTGGCGCAGATCGGCCAGACGGTTGTCGCGCGCGCGCAGATTTTTACTGATCCGGGTGATGAAGCTTACCAAGAGCGCAGCATTCAGGCCGAAGCAGATCAGCATGCCTTGCAGATAGGGGCTGGCCAGGCCTTGGTCGTGCGCCAGCGGCAAGGCAAGGGGCTGCCCGAACATGGCCAGCCCGGCAAAGCAGGCCGCCGTGATGCCCACCATGGTCCAGGTGGTCCACGATTCCAGCAGTACTGCCGCCAGAATGACCTGCAGCAGGTACAGGAAGACGAAGGGGTTGCTGGCACCACCGCTGAGATAAAGCTGGGTGGTCAGCATGGCCACGTCGATCAGCAGCGCGACAAAAATCTCGGCGTTGGTGATCTCGCGGCGAATGCGGATACGAAGATGGCTGGTGATGTTGAACGCCACCAGGCAGCCCAGCACGCCCAGCATGTATTCCAGCGGCAAGGAAATGCCAAAACCGAAATGCACGACGCTGATGGTCGCAACCTGACCAAGCACCGCTATCCAGCGCAGCTGGATCAGAATCTGCATGTTCTTGCGGCCGGTCGCGTCGTCCTTGCCCGCAGCGGGCGGCTTGGCACCGGGCAGGCCTGGACTGGTGGAGGTCTTGCGACTGCCGGCTTGGCTGGCTGTCGTGCCCGGCTTACCCGGCGTATTACCGGTCGGGTTGCGGGGCGAATCACCAGCAGGGTGGGGCAACGCTGGTGTTGCCGTCTGACCGGTATTTGGCGGCTGCGCCGGTGTGGGCGCGGGTATCTGGGGCGGCATCTTCACTTCTCCGTGGAAGCGAAGTGTATGCCAAGAGAAGTGAATGCCCGGACGGGAGGCCAGGAAGCGGGTGGCTGGACGTGAATCCGAGACGTGACTACCTGGAAGTGACTACCTGGAAGTGACTACCTGGAAGTGACTACCGGGAAGCGACTACCGGGAAGCGACTACCGGCAAGCGAGAAGCGAATACCAGGAAGTGCATACCCAGAAGGGTCTGCCCTCAGCGCGTACCGCGTTCCCGCCGTTCATAGCGAGCCACATACCAGGTCACGCCCGCCACCATCAGCGCAAGCAGGTACCAGGTCACTGCATAGACCAGGTGATTGTTCTGGAAGTCGATCACCGTCAGCCCGCCCACCGGCCAGACCGTTTCGGCTTGTTTGGATTCAACCATGCGGGCCTCGGCCAGCCTGGGTTCTGCAGGTTTCTGCTGCGCCAGCACCGGCACCGTGTCGGCATCGACAAAGTAAGGGGCAATGTTGCTCAGGCCACGCGCTGCTGCAATAGCGGCCACATCGCGCGAGTACCAGCGATCGGCACCCGGTTCGTTGCTGCGCAGGAAACCGCCCTTGGGCTGGGTGATGCGAAGCAGGCCGGTGACGCTGGTTTCGCCCTTGGGTTCGTTGGCCGACCGCGTGCTGCGGTCACGCCGCTCTTGCGATACGAAGCCTCGGTTGACCAACAAGGTGGTGCCGTCGGCCAACTGCAAAGGCGTCATGACCCAAAAGCCACTTCCCAGGTCCGACACCGCTTGCACCAGCGTTTCGCGGTCATGAAGGAAGACGCCGGTGGCCTGCACGCGGCGATATTCATCGTTTGCGGCGT contains these protein-coding regions:
- a CDS encoding SURF1 family protein encodes the protein MQASHAAQDNPQTGGRRPRSKGVLVTLAVIAALLFSGFVALGTWQVKRLSWKLDLIARVDQRAHAPAVALPAQSEWAGINAANDEYRRVQATGVFLHDRETLVQAVSDLGSGFWVMTPLQLADGTTLLVNRGFVSQERRDRSTRSANEPKGETSVTGLLRITQPKGGFLRSNEPGADRWYSRDVAAIAAARGLSNIAPYFVDADTVPVLAQQKPAEPRLAEARMVESKQAETVWPVGGLTVIDFQNNHLVYAVTWYLLALMVAGVTWYVARYERRERGTR
- a CDS encoding ATP-binding protein, with protein sequence MPPQIPAPTPAQPPNTGQTATPALPHPAGDSPRNPTGNTPGKPGTTASQAGSRKTSTSPGLPGAKPPAAGKDDATGRKNMQILIQLRWIAVLGQVATISVVHFGFGISLPLEYMLGVLGCLVAFNITSHLRIRIRREITNAEIFVALLIDVAMLTTQLYLSGGASNPFVFLYLLQVILAAVLLESWTTWTMVGITAACFAGLAMFGQPLALPLAHDQGLASPYLQGMLICFGLNAALLVSFITRISKNLRARDNRLADLRQRAAEEEHIVRMGLLASGAAHELGTPLATLAVILGDWGHMKAFTSDPELRQELDEMQAQVLRCKSIVSGILLSAGEARGEAPVETTVRNFLDDLVVEWRTTRPANTLLYDNRFGQDMRIVSDSALKQMICNVLDNALEASPRWVRIDATRDGQDLIIDVTDDGPGFPTEMLDRLGKPYQSSKGRPGSGLGLFLVVNVARTLGGSVAARNRPQGGAVVTLTLPLAAVALETEEDVDGD